DNA sequence from the Gopherus evgoodei ecotype Sinaloan lineage unplaced genomic scaffold, rGopEvg1_v1.p scaffold_31_arrow_ctg1, whole genome shotgun sequence genome:
atactccaaactgaccaccaaatttaagttgcacgtTTTTCCCCTCAGAtgagggctctagggtggggccagggatgaggggttcacagtgcaggagggtgctcagggttggggtgctgggggtgcaggctttgggatggggaagggctggggataaggaacttggggtgcagacaggctaCCCCAGGGCTCAGGCCAGAGAGGACCCTCCCCCCCCGGcaacacactcactctgcaccacggtcactgcacatgctcctagggcctctctcaggtccagaaagcccactcgcctcccctaaGGTGGGTACTGGGGGGGGTTGTTGCCGTCATGTGccctcccctgctgcctctcaccatagcctcactggggatggagctgccccttgaccagcgtggggcaggagtggggactgcagggtggtGGCTGGCGGGGGTAgggtgtcacaaaattcacctaagccccagctgctcaggtctaggaaggccccctcccccatcttccctgtggtgggtgggtgggtgctgtggggggactgtcatcacatgtggcttccttcctcccctgctgcccctcacccttgcctcactggggatggggctgccccttgcccagcattggGCAGGAGTGCGGGCTGCGGGGCGGAGGGGgtggatcacagggtcaaacctcaccgaagccccagcagctgctcaggtgagtgaggtccactcCAGATGTCCATCTCCTGGCCGGAAGTCCCCTTGGCGTCTCCTCCAGGTGGGTGCCGGGGGACAGGAGAGAGGGCTCCCAAGCACGTGCgtgcctcctcccctctccctctcccaggtgCTCCAGCAGTCTGCTGGCCGCGgctctctatagccttaggcagaagcagaggcaggcagccgGCAGCATAAGCAAGGGAGAGAGGGACCCTTCAGGGAGAGAAGCTCCGAAGCGAGGGCGGGGCACagggcccgctccaggcagggccaggggagaaacccagctccaaatattggtggagcacagcccccagccttgaatattcctggtgctcgggcACCACGAGCctatataacctgccgcccctgCCGACATGacactcacccaagccccaggctgctgctcaggaggtccagACAGGATAAGTCCCCTCGGAGTCGTCTGCCAGGGTGGGGAATGGATGCCGCTGtgcctccacccctcctccctctgcaggcCTAGCAGTCAGTCTGCCATGGGTGGGCAATAAGGGAGTGCAGTGCCCAACTGCAGGTGGGAGCTGCCTTCTGCCCCGGgtgcaggtggggcagggaggagggaggcatgcgggggtggcaggcagggccaagggagagaccaagCCCTGAACATTGCTGGATCCGGGCCCACAGGGCCCTGAATTTactggagcatgggcaccacaggcccataaaACTCCCACCCCTGCTTAGAGGACGGGAGCAGTGACGCTGGGGGGCTTATCTCCCTTACTGGCCTAGTGGGGGATATGCTCCCACTCTGTTTCGTCGGCGTTCTCCCTGAGATGATCCCTCAGGCAGCGGTAGCAGAACTCCATCCAGCACTCCGGGCACTCCACCAGGGGGCAGCCTAGCCCAGTGTGGCTCACCAGGGTGTGGCACTCAGGACAGGCCCACTAGTCCTGTCCCCCAGCAGCCAGGTGAAGTGGCAGTGCCCACTGCATCCCAATAGGCTATAGAGGAGGAAATGTCCTCTGCACTCCAGTGTCTGGGGAAGGTGTCAGTCTTCTATGCACCCCAATACCCAGGCGATGGGGCAATGGCCCCTGCACCCCAATAGCTAGGAGAGGTGTCAGTTCTCTCTACACCCCAATATCCAAGAGATGGGGCAATAGCCCTGTCACAGAGCCAccagggcgatgctctggaactactccctaTGAAGCtagtcagggctctgggggagcctcctctctctgagcagactgtttccaggacaagaagctcacacagcttcgaccatcctgggtctgacctcggagcattcagcatccccttccacactgtgcactTCCTGCAGCGAGTCTGCCCGGGCAGGGCTCCTGgtgaagccagagggccctgcaccccaactcctgcaggcagcagtgaCTGTCAACCAGCCGgtgaaacagaaggtttattagttgacaggaATGCAGTGGATAGAACacaacttgttagcacagaaatcagtgactttcagcaaagtccatcttggggagtcCTAGGCCAGATGGcctggactccccctcttccagccCCCGAAGCAGACTACCCAGCTTGcttctcctcttcttctttgTCTCGCTTCCAGGGCAGTCACTTGCCCATCACCTGGTTGCACTCCCCTCTTGGCTCTCAGGTTACGAAGGGCACGGGGTCATAGCATATATGCAGGCTGGAGCAGCTTCACCTGCCCCAGAGGTCTCAGCCGAAGTCACACACATCTATTCCCACCACCAAggtattggtgcagcacacagagaaactgaggcacacatagtattcatgcaaaacagtaaaactcACACAAGACTCACAACATAAGGAGGGAAattccccattttgtcacaggTGCCTGCACCCCTATCTCTGGCAGAGGCATTACTCCTCCCTGCACCTCGATACCCAGGAGCCAGTGCACTGCCCCTGGCATCCTTTGAGCAAGGagtgggggttgggcccctgggggtcCCCAAatctgggagcagggctgagtgtgatggggtgggatctggctttggggaggcaggaggggagtTCTCAGGGGTCACAGCAGGGGTTGAGCCTGGAGTCTCCCTTGAGTTAGGGGGACCTGTTCAGCTTCTGCCTCCCGGCGATACTGCAGCTGGCCTCCAAGTAATTATTGTAATCCAGGCCTTCATCTTCATCATGCTCCCACTCTGTCTCGTCGGCATCCTCACCGAGATGATCCCTCAGGCAGCGGTAGCAGAACTCTGTCCAGCACTCCGGGCACTCCACCAGGGGGCAGCCTAGCCCAGTGTGGCTCACCAGGGTGTGGCACTCAGGACAGGCCCGCAGTGAGGGGCAGCCATGGACAGATGATCCCGGGGCCTGGATCTCCAGGGTGTCGTAAAGTGCAGCCTGTACGGGGCACTGGGGATTGGAGCAGGATTTTCCCTGAGGCAAGGGGTCCTTCCAGTCCGTGCGGCAGCCCCAACAGAAGCAATACAGTTCCCTggcctgctgggagcagggcaggcagggggtgcgcAAGGTACCGGGGTCCAGACGCTGGACAAGGTGCTGGCTGCGTGGGCACTGAGGGAAGTCATggca
Encoded proteins:
- the LOC115640386 gene encoding probable E3 ubiquitin-protein ligase RNF217, giving the protein MAMALAQWRALAEHFQVICPSGGSPGAGSPGALQGQVSCGHWVSVAGLRGWVRALLDQGVTSFHCPCCPVTPWLWQELCKLWLFLDEDQATLEVQILALEGARGSYYQCPRSQHLVQRLDPGTLRTPCLPCSQQARELYCFCWGCRTDWKDPLPQGKSCSNPQCPVQAALYDTLEIQAPGSSVHGCPSLRACPECHTLVSHTGLGCPLVECPECWTEFCYRCLRDHLGEDADETEWEHDEDEGLDYNNYLEASCSIAGRQKLNRSP